In the Leptospira johnsonii genome, one interval contains:
- a CDS encoding aminopeptidase P N-terminal domain-containing protein, with amino-acid sequence MDQNIFRKRIRNVQNLLKESEVLLVFAAPQKIRNRDVEYKFRQDSDYYYLTGIEEEDGVLVLRRDFSSHFALPKDKEKEIWTGIRLGKEEIKKKLELDHSFDLGEWDSKISDILTNQFTLYHFFGKDSKRDSELLELISSLNRRLREGKFGPQRWEIPNFLHEMRMFKSPEEIEKLKESSRITALGHERLFRETKVGMYEFELESILESEYLKHGAWGGGYGHIVAAGKNATILHYTTNRAKIGDNELILVDSGAEKDYYTADVTRVFPSGKKFTSEQRTIYQLVLDVQKQAILDTRQGVEFNAVHEKTVKNLTSGLIDLGLLKGELSEILEKGEYRRFYMHRTGHYLGMDVHDVGRYFENGKSKPMQNGLVVTVEPGLYFDPTDETIPVGFRGIGVRIEDDVLVNGDNPVVLTSMIAKEVDEIEAMRA; translated from the coding sequence ATGGACCAAAACATTTTTAGAAAACGGATCCGAAACGTTCAGAATCTTTTAAAGGAGTCGGAAGTCCTACTGGTCTTTGCCGCTCCTCAAAAAATCCGTAATAGAGATGTGGAGTATAAGTTCAGGCAAGATTCCGATTATTATTATCTGACAGGCATCGAGGAAGAAGACGGTGTTTTGGTCTTACGTAGGGACTTCTCCTCTCATTTTGCACTTCCTAAAGATAAGGAAAAAGAAATTTGGACCGGTATCCGTCTCGGAAAAGAAGAGATCAAAAAAAAGTTAGAGCTAGATCATAGTTTCGACTTAGGAGAATGGGATTCTAAAATTTCTGATATTCTCACGAACCAGTTCACCTTATATCATTTTTTTGGAAAGGACTCCAAGAGGGATTCCGAGTTACTCGAACTCATCAGCTCTTTGAACAGAAGATTGAGAGAAGGTAAATTCGGTCCCCAAAGGTGGGAAATCCCTAATTTTCTTCATGAAATGAGAATGTTCAAATCTCCGGAAGAGATTGAAAAATTAAAAGAATCTTCCAGGATCACCGCTCTCGGTCACGAAAGATTATTTAGAGAGACCAAGGTGGGAATGTACGAATTCGAATTAGAGTCCATTCTGGAATCCGAATATTTAAAACATGGCGCCTGGGGTGGAGGTTACGGCCATATAGTCGCTGCAGGAAAAAATGCCACCATTCTTCATTATACCACCAACCGTGCAAAGATAGGTGATAACGAGCTTATCTTAGTGGATAGCGGAGCGGAAAAGGATTATTATACTGCAGACGTTACTCGCGTTTTCCCATCCGGGAAAAAATTCACTTCGGAACAAAGAACCATTTACCAATTGGTCTTGGATGTGCAGAAACAAGCGATCTTAGATACGAGACAAGGCGTGGAGTTCAATGCGGTCCATGAGAAGACAGTAAAAAACCTGACTTCAGGATTGATCGATCTTGGTCTGTTAAAGGGAGAACTTTCGGAGATCTTAGAGAAGGGAGAATACCGCAGATTTTATATGCATAGGACAGGCCATTATCTAGGAATGGATGTGCATGATGTGGGTCGTTATTTCGAGAATGGAAAAAGTAAACCTATGCAGAACGGCCTCGTTGTAACTGTGGAGCCAGGTCTTTATTTCGATCCTACAGATGAAACTATCCCTGTAGGGTTTAGAGGGATCGGAGTCAGGATCGAGGACGACGTTTTGGTGAATGGAGATAATCCGGTTGTCCTAACTTCTATGATCGCAAAAGAAGTAGATGAGATCGAGGCGATGCGAGCCTAG
- a CDS encoding glycosyltransferase family 9 protein: MSENILVIQTAFLGDLILTTPLFREIKRRFPGSKMTVIVNKGTESVLEANPWIDQIIPLDKKQIKSSFFGFWNFCKELRKHNFTICISPHFSFRSSIISFLSGAKRRIGYKTAGFSFLLNERKPRLLRGPHEVDKLLSLIYSEEERKNISRQPELFWKSESVSGIQSEMKKNGLEKGNYILVSPSSVWETKRLPADKFKTVSKLLHEKTGLKIVLTGGKGDSKLCEEVGEDFGINFAGKTSLPEMSYLMSGAALLVTNDSSPIHFASAFNIPTLAAFGATIPAFGYTPLASRVFISEINGLNCRPCGIHGGRVCPKKHFRCMLEQDTDRMVEEGIRLIKG, from the coding sequence ATGTCTGAAAATATTTTAGTCATCCAAACTGCCTTTTTGGGAGATTTGATCTTAACTACTCCGCTTTTTAGAGAGATCAAGAGAAGGTTTCCTGGTTCCAAAATGACTGTGATCGTGAACAAAGGAACCGAATCCGTTTTGGAAGCGAATCCTTGGATAGACCAGATCATTCCTTTGGATAAGAAGCAGATCAAATCTTCCTTTTTCGGTTTTTGGAATTTCTGCAAAGAATTAAGAAAACATAATTTTACAATTTGTATTTCTCCTCATTTTTCATTTCGTTCTTCCATTATTTCTTTTTTGAGCGGGGCCAAAAGAAGGATAGGATACAAAACCGCAGGATTTTCTTTTTTACTTAACGAGAGAAAGCCAAGGCTCTTAAGAGGACCTCATGAAGTGGACAAACTTCTTTCCCTTATATATTCTGAAGAAGAAAGAAAGAATATTTCCAGACAACCGGAGCTTTTCTGGAAATCCGAATCTGTCTCCGGTATCCAATCTGAAATGAAAAAAAACGGTTTGGAAAAAGGAAATTATATCCTGGTTTCTCCTTCTTCCGTGTGGGAAACAAAACGTTTACCTGCGGATAAATTTAAAACGGTCAGTAAACTTCTACATGAAAAAACCGGACTTAAGATCGTTCTGACCGGAGGAAAGGGAGACTCTAAACTCTGCGAAGAAGTCGGAGAAGATTTCGGTATCAACTTTGCGGGCAAAACAAGTCTTCCTGAAATGAGTTATTTGATGAGTGGGGCCGCACTTCTTGTGACTAATGATTCTTCTCCCATTCATTTTGCTTCCGCGTTTAATATTCCTACTCTGGCCGCTTTCGGCGCTACGATCCCTGCATTCGGTTATACTCCTTTGGCGAGTCGAGTGTTTATATCCGAGATAAACGGCCTAAACTGTCGTCCTTGTGGGATCCATGGGGGAAGGGTCTGTCCTAAAAAACATTTTCGTTGTATGTTGGAACAGGATACCGACAGAATGGTGGAAGAAGGAATTCGTCTAATAAAAGGATAA